From one Gallionella capsiferriformans ES-2 genomic stretch:
- a CDS encoding helix-turn-helix domain-containing protein, whose product MKDKKLPTKMFGAVLQELRLQQALTQDQLAERADTERSHISALERAEKGPSLATIFSLADALKIPAGDLMTLVEQRLKTHRS is encoded by the coding sequence ATGAAGGACAAAAAATTACCGACGAAAATGTTTGGCGCAGTGTTGCAGGAACTACGCTTGCAACAGGCACTCACGCAAGATCAACTTGCCGAACGTGCCGATACTGAGCGCAGCCATATCAGCGCCCTTGAGCGTGCCGAAAAAGGCCCTTCACTCGCAACGATCTTTAGTCTTGCCGATGCACTGAAAATTCCTGCGGGGGATTTAATGACTCTCGTCGAACAACGGCTCAAAACTCATCGAAGCTGA
- a CDS encoding tyrosine-type recombinase/integrase — protein sequence MALTELAVKNAKPKDKPYKLSDGGGLFLLVQINGGKYWRLAYRFADKQKTLALGIYPDISLADARERREQARKLLANDTDPSAIKKETKRILQTATVNSFSALAKELHKVKAPMWTEGHAKQWMLNMEKYAFPVIGDRPVAEIEPLELVGIMRNVEAQGTFETRDRLLQTISSTFKYAIAIGKAKYNPAEIRLALADRPKVENFACLSTDEIPAFLRAFDDYQERGKVSLIAVAAFRLLLLTATRSSEVRFSKWADFDLDAGCWIIPAEQTGRKGKHGKRKPHAVPLSDQAIAVLRDLYPVTGHGEHVFPSRNGMGRVISENTVNKIIETMGYKGRQTGHGFRSLARTTLGDMGHRWEVLEAMLSHALENQTAAAYVRTTYFEERRGIMQKWADYLDAVKSGAQVIPLRA from the coding sequence ATGGCACTCACAGAACTGGCTGTTAAGAACGCGAAACCCAAAGACAAACCCTACAAGCTTTCAGATGGCGGCGGCTTATTCCTGTTGGTACAAATTAACGGCGGCAAATATTGGCGGCTGGCCTATCGCTTCGCTGACAAACAAAAAACGTTAGCTCTGGGCATTTATCCAGACATTAGCCTCGCTGACGCACGGGAACGGCGCGAACAGGCGCGCAAGCTGCTGGCAAACGACACCGACCCGAGCGCCATTAAGAAAGAAACAAAGCGGATATTACAGACCGCTACCGTCAACAGCTTTTCGGCTCTCGCCAAAGAGCTGCACAAAGTCAAAGCACCGATGTGGACGGAAGGCCATGCCAAGCAATGGATGCTCAACATGGAAAAATACGCCTTCCCGGTTATCGGTGATCGCCCGGTTGCCGAGATCGAACCGCTGGAGCTAGTCGGCATCATGCGCAATGTTGAGGCGCAAGGCACATTCGAGACTCGCGACAGGCTGTTACAGACAATCAGCTCCACTTTCAAATACGCAATTGCAATTGGCAAAGCAAAATATAACCCCGCCGAAATTCGTTTGGCGCTGGCTGATCGCCCAAAGGTGGAAAACTTTGCATGCCTTAGCACGGATGAAATTCCGGCCTTTTTGCGCGCCTTTGACGACTATCAGGAGAGAGGAAAAGTTTCGCTGATTGCAGTTGCAGCGTTCCGCCTGTTACTGCTGACAGCGACACGCTCCAGCGAAGTGCGCTTTTCCAAGTGGGCAGACTTCGATCTTGATGCCGGCTGCTGGATCATCCCCGCAGAGCAGACAGGACGAAAGGGAAAGCACGGCAAGCGCAAGCCCCACGCCGTACCGCTATCAGATCAGGCCATAGCCGTACTGCGCGACCTCTATCCTGTCACGGGGCATGGCGAGCATGTATTCCCCAGCCGCAACGGCATGGGGCGTGTTATCAGCGAGAATACCGTCAACAAGATCATTGAAACGATGGGCTACAAAGGCAGGCAGACAGGGCACGGCTTCCGCAGCCTTGCACGGACAACGCTGGGCGATATGGGGCATCGCTGGGAGGTATTGGAAGCAATGCTATCCCATGCGCTTGAAAACCAGACAGCGGCGGCCTATGTGCGCACCACCTACTTTGAAGAGAGGCGCGGCATCATGCAGAAATGGGCTGATTATCTGGACGCTGTGAAGTCTGGCGCGCAAGTGATACCGTTGCGCGCATAA
- a CDS encoding FRG domain-containing protein codes for MKLPAHVLLQLADQERAPIGLQAGGTARWTMVQAGSGATNQAKIMRNALSVALYRGQNQHFDQCWPSLCRDFQRNTYRVVDLAPLDQALLLKRLALNRWFADELTKHPMMKWAKSQNIFVDAIALAQHYGIPTAYIDVSESFQIAAFFATCRFVQETASWEPMTTGEGVIYHVHFNAIDERISPICYQPFPRPLRQWAWTVELRLGENFLHTPKLQGFRFDHDAKVGEEMLRRFDGGSKLLPPDPSARLASAMCFATEIPSIYIDEVEAWMASDPNGLPAHEVKNIRTTLKNKLGIGLSNTSAVSYTLDELNIAERECTKFTHGFFDDVGFRATLPTK; via the coding sequence ATGAAACTTCCAGCTCACGTTCTCCTTCAATTGGCCGACCAAGAGCGCGCTCCAATTGGGCTCCAAGCTGGTGGTACAGCACGTTGGACTATGGTTCAGGCCGGGAGTGGCGCTACTAATCAAGCCAAGATTATGAGGAATGCCCTCTCAGTAGCTCTTTATCGTGGACAGAACCAGCATTTTGATCAATGTTGGCCATCACTCTGCCGAGACTTTCAACGGAATACGTACCGAGTGGTGGATCTTGCCCCCCTTGACCAAGCTCTTCTACTCAAACGGCTTGCGCTCAACCGATGGTTCGCTGATGAGTTGACAAAGCACCCCATGATGAAATGGGCAAAGTCCCAAAATATCTTCGTTGATGCCATTGCCCTAGCACAACATTATGGAATCCCAACAGCGTATATCGATGTATCGGAGTCCTTCCAAATAGCTGCCTTTTTCGCAACGTGCCGCTTCGTACAAGAAACCGCTTCTTGGGAGCCAATGACTACGGGTGAAGGTGTCATATACCATGTTCACTTCAACGCAATCGACGAGAGAATCTCCCCAATCTGTTACCAACCATTTCCGAGACCATTGCGGCAGTGGGCATGGACAGTTGAACTTCGGTTGGGTGAAAACTTTCTACACACACCCAAGCTTCAGGGATTTCGTTTCGATCATGACGCAAAAGTTGGCGAAGAGATGCTAAGGCGCTTCGACGGTGGCTCTAAGCTACTTCCCCCAGATCCTAGTGCACGCCTTGCATCAGCGATGTGTTTTGCCACGGAAATTCCATCGATCTATATTGACGAGGTCGAGGCATGGATGGCGAGTGACCCCAATGGACTTCCTGCGCATGAGGTAAAAAATATTCGCACAACGCTTAAAAATAAATTGGGAATTGGTTTGTCGAATACATCTGCCGTTAGCTACACTTTGGATGAGCTGAATATTGCGGAGCGCGAATGCACTAAATTCACCCACGGTTTTTTTGATGATGTTGGCTTCCGTGCCACGCTCCCAACAAAATAA
- a CDS encoding helix-turn-helix transcriptional regulator, which yields MMQSKLLQNVPVHAQQQVVDYLIPRKTVEKLSGLSRATIYRLIKAGKFPRPLSIGPGSVRWRQSDVVAWQQSLSATV from the coding sequence ATGATGCAATCTAAATTGCTACAAAACGTACCTGTTCACGCTCAACAACAAGTCGTTGATTACCTCATACCGCGAAAGACAGTTGAAAAATTGTCCGGACTGAGCAGAGCAACAATCTACCGCTTAATAAAAGCAGGTAAATTTCCACGCCCATTATCCATCGGCCCAGGATCGGTACGCTGGCGGCAATCCGATGTAGTTGCCTGGCAACAGTCTCTTTCCGCCACGGTTTAA
- a CDS encoding transglutaminase TgpA family protein: protein MKNSLIYGLLLCTLMVIVPHASHLPLWVCALCAMLLVWRTYLTQSGAPLPPRWLLTCITVAAMGGIAIDFHTLFGREVGVTLLMLLATLKLMELRTRRDAMALIFLSCFILTTHFFYSQSLITGLYMLACLLVLTVTWVHLQAPGSAFRPRLKIAASLLLQAVPLTLILFVLFPRVPGPLWGLPQDAFSRSGLDDTMSPGSLGRLALSDAVAFRVTYAGAAPRREQMYWRGPVLWQFDGHTWTPGRTLNGVAPDFTQTSQAIRYSVTLEPNNKNWLFALDVPDKLSVPARINADFQVLSPTPVTARLRYEAQSQLSYRANMQESAKQLQRARQLPPGLNPQALNLAKYWRAGGTSDAQIIRRALGYFNQQNFHYTLDPNPLGINGIDDFLFTTREGFCEHYASAFVYLMRAADIPARVVTGYQGGEYNAFGNYYIVRQSDAHAWAEVWLPEQGWLRIDPTAAIAPERVEHGLSAALTDNSALSFMSGNPPLWLHELQLNWDTLSYQWNQWVIGYNNERQFAFLSRYGIDSLSAQAIDMLAALATLIALIALTMLRHLLKREQDKTQSAWLKLCRRLAKAGLPKLPHEGPRDYANRICAVRPDLSDAMNELSTRYLALRYGEIPEKDAQSEFILQAAKFRPTRVKSVAML from the coding sequence ATGAAAAACTCGCTGATCTATGGGCTGCTGCTGTGTACGCTGATGGTCATAGTGCCCCACGCATCTCATCTGCCGCTCTGGGTTTGCGCCCTGTGCGCGATGCTTCTTGTCTGGAGGACTTACCTGACTCAAAGCGGCGCGCCGCTGCCGCCCCGCTGGCTGCTGACCTGCATCACCGTGGCCGCGATGGGCGGCATCGCCATCGACTTCCACACGCTGTTCGGCCGCGAAGTCGGCGTCACCTTGTTGATGTTGCTTGCCACGCTCAAGCTGATGGAGCTAAGAACCCGTCGCGATGCGATGGCGCTAATTTTCCTCTCCTGCTTCATCCTCACCACCCATTTTTTCTATTCACAAAGCCTCATAACCGGACTGTACATGCTGGCCTGCCTGCTCGTCCTCACCGTAACCTGGGTACATCTGCAAGCGCCGGGCAGCGCCTTCCGTCCCCGGTTAAAAATCGCCGCAAGCTTATTGCTGCAAGCCGTTCCTCTGACGCTGATCCTGTTTGTGCTGTTCCCCCGCGTACCGGGGCCGCTCTGGGGCCTGCCTCAGGACGCCTTCTCCCGCAGCGGATTGGACGACACCATGTCACCGGGCAGTCTGGGACGTCTCGCGCTCTCCGATGCGGTGGCGTTTCGCGTCACCTACGCGGGGGCTGCACCGCGCCGCGAGCAAATGTACTGGCGGGGTCCCGTGCTGTGGCAGTTCGACGGCCACACATGGACGCCCGGCAGAACATTGAACGGGGTCGCACCAGACTTTACGCAGACGTCACAAGCCATACGCTACAGCGTCACGCTGGAGCCCAACAACAAAAACTGGCTGTTCGCGCTCGACGTACCGGATAAACTCTCGGTGCCTGCCCGTATCAACGCGGACTTTCAGGTATTGAGTCCGACACCTGTGACCGCGCGATTGCGCTACGAGGCACAGTCGCAACTGAGCTATCGCGCCAATATGCAAGAATCCGCGAAGCAACTGCAGCGCGCAAGGCAATTGCCGCCGGGATTAAATCCACAAGCACTGAACCTTGCAAAATACTGGCGTGCAGGCGGCACAAGCGATGCGCAGATCATTCGGCGCGCGCTGGGTTACTTTAATCAGCAGAATTTCCACTACACGCTGGACCCGAACCCCTTAGGCATAAACGGCATAGATGATTTCCTGTTTACGACCCGAGAGGGGTTTTGCGAACATTACGCCTCCGCCTTCGTCTACCTGATGCGCGCAGCAGACATCCCGGCACGAGTCGTGACCGGCTATCAGGGCGGTGAATACAACGCCTTCGGCAACTATTACATCGTGCGCCAATCGGATGCACATGCCTGGGCGGAAGTCTGGTTACCCGAGCAGGGCTGGCTGCGAATCGACCCGACCGCAGCGATTGCCCCCGAACGGGTGGAACACGGGCTGTCCGCCGCGCTGACGGACAATTCCGCGCTCTCTTTCATGTCAGGCAATCCGCCTCTCTGGCTGCACGAATTGCAGCTGAACTGGGATACGCTGTCCTACCAGTGGAATCAATGGGTGATCGGTTATAACAACGAGCGCCAGTTTGCATTCTTATCGCGATATGGCATCGACTCCCTGAGCGCACAGGCAATCGACATGCTGGCAGCCCTAGCCACGCTCATTGCATTGATCGCACTGACGATGCTGCGCCACCTTTTAAAACGCGAGCAGGACAAGACTCAGTCGGCCTGGCTGAAGCTGTGCCGCAGGCTGGCAAAAGCCGGCCTGCCGAAATTGCCGCATGAAGGTCCGCGCGATTACGCCAATCGCATCTGCGCTGTCCGCCCCGACCTTAGCGACGCGATGAACGAACTGAGCACACGCTATCTCGCGCTGCGCTACGGCGAGATACCTGAGAAGGACGCACAAAGCGAATTCATCCTTCAGGCTGCGAAATTCAGACCGACACGAGTGAAATCCGTTGCGATGCTATAA
- a CDS encoding Mth938-like domain-containing protein gives MKLHLANLGETKLFTDYSDTHVSVNRERFETCIVVMGEEVRTDWNASNFDALTEAHFEYFLALKPEVILMGTGIAQRFAHPRLYRALTNAGIGVEFMDTPAACRTYNILAEEGRKVIAAILF, from the coding sequence GTGAAACTGCATTTGGCTAACTTAGGCGAAACAAAACTCTTTACCGACTACTCTGACACTCACGTGAGCGTCAACCGTGAACGCTTCGAAACCTGCATTGTCGTAATGGGCGAAGAAGTCAGAACTGACTGGAACGCCAGCAATTTTGACGCGCTCACCGAAGCGCATTTCGAGTATTTTCTTGCACTCAAACCGGAAGTCATCCTGATGGGCACGGGAATCGCGCAGCGATTTGCGCATCCTCGCTTGTATCGCGCGCTCACCAATGCGGGCATCGGCGTCGAATTCATGGACACGCCCGCCGCCTGCCGCACCTACAACATACTGGCCGAAGAAGGCCGTAAAGTCATTGCAGCGATATTGTTTTGA
- a CDS encoding AAA family ATPase, translating to MNSSLNNVIRQAESAILGKPQQIRFALTCLLAGGHLLIEDMPGVGKTTLSQVLARTLGLQFSRIQFTSDLLPADILGVSVFERDSGQFKFHPGPIFAQMVLADEVNRATPKAQSALLEAMEEHQVTIEGTTRPLPSPFFVIATQNPSHQVGTFPLPESQLDRFLMRIRMGYPDELAERGLLSGIDRREIIAKLTPQMETAELIALQYKVKQIFVSPALLDYVQALLRYTRESSHYTQGLSPRAGLALLSAARAWALIDGRSAVIPEDVQTILPGVVSHRLQGEHPSTLARDLIEAVAIP from the coding sequence ATGAATTCATCTTTGAACAACGTCATCCGGCAGGCGGAAAGCGCCATTCTGGGCAAGCCGCAGCAAATCCGCTTTGCGCTGACCTGCCTGCTAGCGGGCGGCCACCTCTTGATCGAAGATATGCCGGGCGTTGGCAAAACAACATTAAGTCAGGTACTGGCGCGCACCTTGGGACTGCAATTTTCCCGCATCCAGTTCACCAGCGATTTACTGCCGGCGGATATTTTGGGTGTGTCCGTCTTTGAACGCGACAGTGGCCAGTTCAAATTTCACCCGGGCCCGATCTTCGCGCAAATGGTACTGGCGGACGAAGTGAACCGCGCCACACCCAAGGCACAAAGTGCGCTGCTCGAAGCGATGGAAGAACATCAGGTCACCATTGAAGGTACGACGCGCCCCCTACCCTCGCCGTTTTTCGTGATTGCCACACAAAACCCGTCCCATCAGGTCGGCACGTTCCCCCTGCCCGAGTCGCAACTGGACCGTTTTTTGATGCGCATCCGCATGGGCTATCCGGATGAACTGGCCGAACGCGGCCTGCTGTCAGGCATAGACCGGCGCGAGATTATCGCAAAGCTCACGCCTCAGATGGAGACAGCCGAACTCATCGCCTTGCAATATAAAGTCAAACAAATTTTTGTCTCCCCCGCGCTGCTCGATTACGTGCAGGCCCTATTGCGCTACACGCGCGAGTCTTCTCACTACACTCAGGGTTTGAGTCCGCGGGCGGGGCTGGCGCTCTTGTCTGCCGCACGCGCCTGGGCGCTGATCGACGGACGCAGTGCCGTCATTCCGGAGGATGTGCAGACCATCCTGCCGGGCGTAGTCAGCCACCGCCTGCAAGGCGAACACCCAAGCACGCTGGCGCGCGACTTAATCGAAGCGGTTGCAATCCCCTGA
- a CDS encoding antitoxin VbhA family protein codes for MTSFADNLIIRRTQADNAQERKCAAFRYANASLALEGFATDRAQLTRQEEIIHGRLTTEQAIAQLNAKYGRS; via the coding sequence ATGACGAGCTTTGCAGACAATTTGATCATTCGGCGCACGCAGGCTGATAACGCGCAGGAACGTAAATGCGCCGCATTTCGTTACGCCAACGCCTCGCTGGCTTTAGAGGGATTTGCGACTGACAGGGCGCAGCTCACACGGCAAGAAGAAATCATTCATGGCAGGCTTACGACTGAGCAAGCTATTGCTCAGTTAAATGCTAAATATGGCAGATCATAG
- a CDS encoding tetratricopeptide repeat protein, with product MYRDGRGVLQDYMEAIAWFLVAADQGDASAQHNLGAMYASGQGVHQNSVFAYALFNVSATNAHSADKIDGAAANREKLSSSMTAKEIAAAQALSREISQPGMLLKALDRYSKKQAIKEKAMP from the coding sequence ATGTATAGAGACGGTCGTGGTGTCTTGCAAGATTACATGGAAGCTATTGCGTGGTTTCTGGTTGCCGCCGACCAAGGCGATGCCTCTGCGCAACATAACCTCGGAGCAATGTATGCAAGCGGTCAAGGTGTGCATCAAAACAGTGTGTTTGCCTACGCGCTATTCAACGTGTCGGCAACAAATGCTCATTCAGCAGACAAAATCGATGGGGCTGCGGCGAACCGGGAAAAGTTGTCATCGTCAATGACAGCCAAAGAAATTGCTGCGGCGCAAGCATTGTCACGGGAGATCAGCCAGCCGGGAATGTTGCTGAAGGCTTTGGATAGGTACAGCAAGAAACAGGCAATTAAGGAAAAGGCAATGCCATAA
- the queD gene encoding 6-carboxytetrahydropterin synthase QueD, whose translation MLITRRLEFDAGHRIPNHNSQCRHLHGHRYAIEITLSGEIIKTEGQSEQGMVMDFSDVKRIAQEKLVNVWDHAFLVYRGDKQVCDFLATMPDHKTVVFDVVPTAENLAQTAFELLDPAYQDSYGNHLKLERIRLFETPNNWADCVRS comes from the coding sequence ATGCTCATCACCCGCCGCCTGGAATTCGATGCCGGACACCGCATCCCCAATCACAACAGCCAGTGCAGACACCTGCACGGCCATCGCTATGCGATTGAGATCACCCTGTCGGGAGAGATCATCAAAACCGAAGGCCAATCCGAACAGGGCATGGTGATGGATTTTTCCGACGTCAAACGCATCGCGCAAGAAAAACTGGTCAACGTTTGGGATCACGCTTTTCTGGTGTATCGGGGCGACAAGCAGGTGTGCGATTTTCTGGCAACGATGCCAGACCATAAAACCGTTGTATTTGACGTTGTGCCGACCGCAGAAAACCTCGCGCAAACGGCCTTCGAACTACTAGACCCCGCCTATCAGGACAGCTACGGCAATCACCTGAAACTTGAGCGCATCCGGCTGTTTGAAACCCCCAACAACTGGGCCGACTGCGTACGCAGCTAA
- a CDS encoding DUF58 domain-containing protein, whose translation MQSPDTVLTALRHTFRNWLFRPKIEHGSIVLTQRRIFILPTRQGFGLALALILMLLGDINYNLSLGYALTFLLATMAVISMLHAFRNLAHLEINAGRAESVFCGDVAHFELHFKSRIARYQLTLRDTGGHTVSFDLPATENHTVFFPVQTPLRGWLQAGRLTLYTEFPLGLFHAWSYLHFDTRCLIYPKPKTDAAPPQGNVPDGAGQHSVKGDDDFAGLRNYAAGDPLPRIAWKAYARGHALQVKQFATQTGEEVWLNLADTPDIDLEDKLSRMTRWVLDAEEQGVRYSLSLPDGELPAGSGAAQRDACLRRLALFGLTEP comes from the coding sequence TTGCAATCCCCTGACACCGTGCTCACCGCACTCCGGCACACATTCCGCAACTGGCTGTTCCGCCCTAAAATCGAGCATGGCAGCATCGTGCTCACGCAGCGGCGCATCTTTATCCTGCCTACCCGACAGGGATTCGGCCTGGCGCTGGCGCTGATCCTGATGCTGCTGGGCGATATCAACTACAACCTGAGCCTAGGCTATGCACTGACTTTTTTGCTGGCGACGATGGCGGTGATCTCGATGCTGCACGCCTTTCGCAATCTGGCACATCTTGAAATTAACGCAGGCCGTGCCGAATCTGTTTTCTGCGGTGACGTTGCGCACTTTGAGCTGCATTTCAAGAGCCGCATCGCGCGCTACCAATTGACTTTGCGGGACACGGGCGGCCACACCGTGAGTTTCGATCTTCCCGCAACCGAAAACCACACTGTCTTTTTCCCCGTACAGACTCCGCTGCGCGGCTGGCTGCAAGCGGGAAGATTGACGCTCTATACCGAATTTCCGCTGGGACTTTTTCACGCATGGTCCTATCTGCACTTCGACACGCGTTGCCTGATTTATCCCAAACCGAAAACCGACGCAGCGCCCCCGCAAGGAAACGTCCCTGACGGCGCGGGACAACACAGCGTCAAAGGTGACGACGACTTTGCCGGATTGCGCAACTATGCTGCGGGTGACCCACTGCCGCGCATTGCATGGAAAGCCTATGCCAGAGGCCACGCCTTGCAGGTGAAACAGTTTGCGACCCAGACCGGCGAGGAAGTCTGGCTGAATCTGGCCGACACACCGGATATCGATCTGGAAGATAAACTATCCCGCATGACCCGCTGGGTGCTGGACGCAGAAGAACAAGGCGTGCGTTACAGCCTGAGCCTGCCCGATGGCGAATTACCCGCCGGGAGCGGCGCCGCGCAGCGGGATGCCTGCCTGCGCCGCCTCGCGCTGTTCGGACTGACTGAGCCATGA